The following coding sequences lie in one Alosa sapidissima isolate fAloSap1 chromosome 15, fAloSap1.pri, whole genome shotgun sequence genomic window:
- the LOC121683249 gene encoding uncharacterized protein LOC121683249, translating to MWAEYDFPPSGPPRLESLVAPGDNKIYTMYHGTSREAAASILESGFKKSSGGMLGPGVYLSRDLQKASRYPLDLPESQRVVLRVRVNVGRVKRIDRQGHPLQKTWHDKGYDTAWCPPGCGMVKSELEEDCVWEPSRISYIDAIHPYLGSGVPTFVAPCDNKVYTMYHGTSWKAAVAIRKTGFRQSSGGMLGRGVYLSRDLQKASRYPLDLPESQRVVLRVRVNVGRVKRIDRQGHPLQKTWHNQGYDTAWCPPGCGMVPSGLEEDCVWDPSRITIMDAIHPKLGSGVPMCGGASSGYYR from the exons ATGTGGGCAGAATATGACTTTCCTCCATCAGGTCCGCCACGTCTCGAGAGTCTTGTTGCACCAGGTGATAATAAAATTTACACCATGTACCATGGCACATCAAGAGAAGCAGCTGCCAGCATTTTGGAGTCAGGCTTCAAGAAGTCCAGTGGGGGTATGCTGGGACCTGGAGTCTACCTCAGCAGGGATCTGCAGAAGGCCAGCCGGTATCCTCTGGATCTGCCTGAGTCACAGAGAGTCGTCCTCAGAGTAAGGGTGAATGTAGGCAGGGTTAAAAGAATAGATCGCCAAGGACACCCCCTGCAGAAGACCTGGCATGACAAGGGGTACGATACCGCCTGGTGCCCTCCAGGCTGTGGCATGGTGAAGAGCGAACTGGAGGAGGACTGCGTATGGGAACCCAGTCGCATCAGCTATATTGATGCCATTCACCCATACCTGGGTTCAGGTGTCCCCAC TTTTGTTGCACCATGTGATAATAAAGTTTACACCATGTACCATGGCACATCATGGAAGGCTGCAGTTGCTATTAGGAAGACAGGCTTCAGGCAGTCCAGTGGGGGTATGCTGGGACGTGGAGTCTACCTCAGCAGGGATCTGCAGAAGGCCAGCCGGTATCCTCTGGATCTGCCTGAGTCACAGAGAGTCGTCCTCAGAGTAAGGGTGAATGTAGGCAGGGTTAAAAGAATAGATCGCCAAGGACACCCCTTGCAGAAGACCTGGCATAACCAGGGGTACGATACCGCCTGGTGCCCTCCGGGCTGTGGCATGGTGCCGAGTGGTCTGGAGGAGGACTGCGTGTGGGATCCCAGTCGCATCACCATTATGGATGCCATTCACCCAAAGCTGGGATCAGGTGTCCCCATGTGTGGAGGGGCATCTTCAGGCTACTACCGCTGA
- the LOC121683246 gene encoding uncharacterized protein LOC121683246, whose protein sequence is MWEEDDFPKGPLPRLECNTTPANEGVYIMYHGTSRKSATSILKTGFRPSSDGMLGPGVYLTRDLQKASRYPLDLHVNERVVLRVKVDVGKVIAINCQGHPLQKTWHANGYDTAWCPPKCGMVASGLEEDCVWDANRVKVLGVFSPTSRPNRLWAEDDFDTSAEPKLESLKAPSDGQYYTMYHGTSREAADIIKEKGFKPSSDGMLGRGVYLSRDLRKASGYPLDLPVNERAVLKVTVNVGKVKRIDRQKHPMQKNWHKKGYDTAWCPPECGMVRSGLEEDCVWDPKRIKVRRIIRPQLDNL, encoded by the coding sequence ATGTGGGAAGAAGATGATTTTCCTAAGGGCCCCCTGCCAAGGCTGGAGTGCAATACTACACCAGCTAATGAAGGTGTCTACATCATGTACCACGGCACATCAAGAAAGAGTGCAACCAGCATTCTGAAGACAGGCTTCAGGCCTTCCAGTGATGGCATGCTGGGGCCAGGGGTCTACCTTACCCGGGATCTGCAGAAGGCCAGCAGGTATCCTTTGGATCTGCATGTGAATGAAAGAGTTGTATTGAGGGTGAAGGTTGATGTTGGGAAAGTGATAGCAATCAACTGCCAAGGCCATCCCCTGCAGAAGACCTGGCATGCCAATGGGTATGACACGGCGTGGTGCCCTCCAAAGTGTGGCATGGTGGCCAGTGGTCTGGAGGAGGACTGCGTGTGGGATGCCAATCGAGTCAAAGTGCTTGGAGTATTTTCTCCAACATCCCGGCCTAATAGATTGTGGGCAGAAGATGATTTCGACACATCAGCAGAGCCTAAACTGGAGAGCCTCAAGGCACCAAGTGACGGCCAATACTACACCATGTACCACGGCACATCAAGAGAAGCTGCAGACATCATTAAGGAAAAAGGCTTCAAGCCATCCAGTGATGGCATGCTGGGGCGTGGGGTCTACCTTAGCCGGGATCTGAGGAAGGCCAGCGGATATCCTCTGGATCTGCCTGTGAATGAAAGGGCTGTCCTGAAGGTGACCGTAAATGTTGGCAAGGTGAAAAGGATCGACCGCCAAAAACATCCCATGCAGAAGAACTGGCATAAAAAGGGATATGACACAGCCTGGTGTCCTCCAGAATGTGGTATGGTCCGCAGTGGCCTGGAAGAGGACTGCGTGTGGGATCCCAAGAGAATCAAAGTCCGTCGTATTATTCGGCCACAGCTGGATAATCTCTGA
- the sst1.2 gene encoding somatostatin 1.2, whose amino-acid sequence MMRFCGIHCSLALLGLSLVLCSHSAASQPDLDLDLRHNRLLQRARAAGMATQEWNKRAMEDLLSQLSLPEAETQDREVSTVGAKDDLHMERSVENNLPPKERKSSCKNFYWKGRTSC is encoded by the exons ATGATGAGGTTCTGTGGGATCCACTGCTCCCTGGCCCTGCTGGGTCTGTCTCTGGTTCTGTGCAGCCACAGTGCCGCCTCACAGCCCGACCTGGACCTGGACCTCCGTCACAACAGGCTACTTCAGAGAGCTCGCGCTGCTGGCATGGCAACACAG GAATGGAATAAGCGTGCGATGGAGGACCTGCTATCCCAGCTGTCTCTACCGGAGGCAGAGACTCAGGACAGGGAGGTCTCTACGGTGGGGGCCAAAGATGACCTCCACATGGAACGTTCTGTGGAAAATAACCTACCGCCTAAGGAACGCAAATCTAGCTGCAAAAACTTCTACTGGAAAGGGCGTACTTCCTGTTGA